AATTGGAGAATATACAGCTATTCTCAAGTAGTAGAAATAATTGATAGTATTTGTAAAAGTTATAAATCTACTATTGGTGCAGATATTTACACATTAATGACACATTATTCTACATTAATTAGGAGACATATTGTGAGTGATTCAGAAATTGCAGAACTTTGCCGCAAAATTTATTTTAAACATAGACAAGCTCTTGATTTAATTATTGAGCATCGTCCCGACTTACAATCAGAAATAGCTGTGGAAATTAAGAAACTACTAAATCCACTTATTGAATCTAACGAAATATTTGCAGATTTTTGGAACAAGGGATGGATAAGTTTTGGAGCTAAAGACTGGGAAAATAAATCAGGAAGTCGAGAAATGATTTGTTTTGTAATTGAAAATCTTCCTGGTTCTCTTATAATGATAGTGCAACTTAGATCCATTGAAGATAAAGAAATTCGTCAGAAAATATTTGATTTATTACAAGAGCAAGACCATTCAAAAATTTTAAAAAAAACAAAACTAAATCGAAAGTATATGACTATTTATAATAGACAAATTTTAAATAAGATTGATTATGAGGATGGTGATATTGAAAATATATTCAAAAAAATTCAGGATTTTTGGGAGGATTTTATTAAAAATGACTTTGTATCTATAGAGAAGATAATCAGTGAAAATATAGAGGTGATTTTGAAGGACAATTGAATAGTGCAATGATATCACACAAGCGAAAAAAGAGATTGATGGAATATCAATCAATAAGCAAGAATATATCAATTATTTTATT
The DNA window shown above is from Anabaena sp. WA102 and carries:
- a CDS encoding PD-(D/E)XK nuclease family protein produces the protein MDSGEHSNQLERYQNIIDIEYKNYRKILIYLTPEGSLSSENNWRIYSYSQVVEIIDSICKSYKSTIGADIYTLMTHYSTLIRRHIVSDSEIAELCRKIYFKHRQALDLIIEHRPDLQSEIAVEIKKLLNPLIESNEIFADFWNKGWISFGAKDWENKSGSREMICFVIENLPGSLIMIVQLRSIEDKEIRQKIFDLLQEQDHSKILKKTKLNRKYMTIYNRQILNKIDYEDGDIENIFKKIQDFWEDFIKNDFVSIEKIISENIEVILKDN